The genomic region GTCACCATTGCACAACGCTTAGTTCGAATTCAGAGACATTAAATGTTTTCGCTCAATCTTCCTTAGCTAGTTCTAATCCGGGTACCTCTGTCTCAAGGGTTTCAACGATGACCGCGACTGTTACGGACATTAATATGGCCTGTGGTCAATGTGGTTGTGATGTTCAAAGTTCGAGGTCGACTCatgtcgaaggtcaaggtcagccttgtAAATCCTCGTCATGTCGACAAGACTCTGTCAGTAGTGTTGTTCACACTACGAAGACTCCAAACACCATAGCAACAATTACAGACTTTTCACCAGAATGGTCATACACAGAGGTATAATTACATGtctcatatatatacatatatattatatatatttcattgaaaaaagtCAGGTAAACACAGTAGTagcaatttatataatttttagttCACATTTTGAAAGTTGGTGTGCATAAAAAGAAAACTTTATAGATCAACAAACTCATTTGACTGTATAAATGTTAATGCGCTTACAAACCGGTCCCTGAAACCAGTCTTGCTTTAAGAAGTAAAACTTCaagaaaatgtttgaataaatcaTCTACATATATAATGCTTTGCCAAATGGGCAGAAGGTTTACAGATTAAATGTGTAGAGATAAAGGGAAATATGAAAGTAACAcactatatttatattaattgataAGGGTATTTCACGGACATGGACTCCTGTAATTTTTAAAACATCGTTACACTTTACAGCACTCTTAGAGATTATCATGAAATGTCAACTTACACAATCTGCTACTTTCCTGAGtagaaatgttcaaaatgtatacATGCTCAATTTGCACTTTACTTGCCCCAAGCTTTATGCCAGTGGGTCAGTGTGGAGACTGTTTCAGTACTGTTGAAGCCTTATTGTTAATTAGCTTGCCTTAAAAACAGACTGAAAGCATTTGAGCCTTCCTCCGAGAAAACGttagtttaatacatgttttgtaaagtggcatcccagatttcagggacaacacctaccgcttttattgtattttttgtatagAGAAAGTtccttcttagtgaaaaaaacgttgaggcggaaagtgtcatcccagattagcctgtgtggtctgctcATTCTAATCATTTACACATACTTGAATtaaaatgggacgacacttaatgcacatgcatcaagctctGTTAATAGCAAGGCTCATATCCTTATCACATTATTGCAATCTGTTTGAAGGGTCAGACGAAGCTGTTGGTGACGGGACCTTGGCACTCCAACATGGGCACCTACACGGTGCTGATGGACGGACGTGTGGTCGCCACTACCCTTGTACAGCCGGGCGTGCTCAGGTGTTTCGTTCCAGGTACGGGCTTTTTCTTAAGGTAATGCATTATCTTTTAAATTGTATGGGTCGCctctgtgtatatatatatatatatatatggtttctGCCTAGCTACCAGGACGTCCTCGGTTCCATTCCCacagtgggagcattctttagatctccccagaCACCAAATATGGTTTGTACCTAAGAAACggacttaaggtagcgcacctctaatgggcacatgtccaaatatattctaattaattattttcttaatcagcatcatttcactgaactacatgcaaatttgtaggtaggctttccatgcttttaaaaaaaaataactgtttttttcaaaatcaccccacgctcagcttttgtccagtttattttcaaccCTAGGGtttataaaagttccataattcattcaaatttccaaatatgggcatgcttttggtgtgtacagatgcagtaaaggtgtttaaaggttaaacaagatgaaataagtattcttttacagacattgattttttacaaatttttatctatggaagagcgccatgaaatgtaagtgatttcagccaagtaaaaattgagtcggttaaaaacaaagtgtcataaaattcaaaatagtatcatttaagttatattttaaacattgttttttatagaaacactatatacagcaaaaataccaagaaatagacagatttaccgtttactttttgaaataataataaaaatgcaacatgcatcattcgtattttcagcagtaaatcacccaatttagccataacgttgttttaattttaaaaattgaaggatgtgcataaaaatttcaacatattaaacaaaaaaacatagcatatatgctacattacaccaaattacgttagaaaagaaataaaacgtgtcgcaaaaagtatgcgatgtcggcaggattcgaacctgcgcgggaagatcccaaaagatttgttgtccatcgccttaaccactaggccacgacaacttcacatttatgtaagcttaaattagatatttataagtaaacaggtaaaaaggctcgtcaatctttgaagaaatcgcgaaatcatattttttcagatgatatttggatcaaagtcaatatttattttgaaaataatgtattctaaaggaattacgtacacatataacaaaattcgaagtttgaaaaaaataaaatgcatctctcggaaataaccgatcattgaagatcggcaatgatcgtaaaataaatcgcgggaaatcattagaggtgcgctaccttaagagcATTTCGATAACCCTTCAGCTTTAGATACAATTGAGCTTAAAAAAATTGGTTTAATTTTCTGTATGAAACACAGAAATCAAATGAAGACAATCGCTGGAAAGTCTTGTGAATCCAATAGTAtttgttgaatttttatttttttgtggatTTGGTGGGTCCTTTCAACAATGACACTAAATTTTCAACAAAGGCTCAAgttaaaagttttatattagaaatTCATGAATTGAAGATCAAACAAAAAAGCCAAATTGTATGATCCACATCATTTCATGTTATGAAAACTAAAGGATgctactgttttttttatataatacatttaattctGTTCAAGATTTTAATACTCGCCATATTTTCCACTCAAACAATTGTCTCAAGTAGTCAAAATGCACACTAAAGCTCACAACAAGCTTGAATATTCAACTCAATAAGAGTTATAAGGTTTCCAACTAAAGATTGGAATGATTTATCTTCTTTTAGTAGTGTTCTTAAAGACACTAAGTATTGGTTCTACAAATGAAACAGATTAATTTAGTATACCTGAGGCTTTTGTTCCAATAGAGGTTCAATAAACAGATTTCAACCAGTTTAAGGTGTAGCAAAGTTTCCTCCTCAGAGATGTTACCAAATTTGTAAAGACACTAGGGTGGCAGATTGTGAATTATTTGTGTTTTACAGGTCACAAGCCAGGGCCAGTCACTCTGCAGGTTTCGTGTGATGGCACTGTCATCTCTAACAATGCAATGTTCGAGTACCGGCCCCTGCCTGTCACACAGCCAGCTGGGAACCAGTCTGAAACAAAATCTGACTGGTTCTCTGTGGAAGGTGGGGAACAAAATCTGACTGGTTTTCAGTAAAACTAAGAAACAAAATCTGACTGGTTCTCAGTGGAAGGTAGAAAACAAAATCTCACTGGTTCTCAGTGGAAGGTAGGAAACAAAATCTGACTGGTTTTCAGTGGAAGGTAGGAAACAAAATCTCACTGGTTCTCAGTGGAAGGTAGGAAACAAAATCAGACTGGTTTTCAGTAAAAAATTAGTGAACAAAATCAGATTGGTTCTCATTGGAAGGTACGAAACAAATTCTGAATGGTTCTCAGTGGAAGGTAGATAATAAAATCTGACCTGTTCTCACTGAAAAGTAGATAACAAAACCTGACTGGTTCTTAGTGGAAGCTAGATAACAAAATCTGACTTGTTTTCAGTGGAAGCTACAAAAAATGACTGTTGCTCAAGGAAGATacggaattaaaaaaatatatgttaacattttatatacatatgaGACTATTTTTCTCATCTTGAACTTCATTTAGAGCAAAATGAAACGAATACATGTAGATCAAAAAGCAGATAATTACAATATTCAATATTAAAGTGACCAATATGAAAAGTTGTTGAGTGTTTACACCAAAACACACAGATCCTTAAAATAATTTATGGAACAAAACCTACATTTGTCTAATACTGTAAAACCGAATATAAGTTGTAAAATAAATTCTATACAAAAGTATTGATTTAATTGGGTCTAGGTGTGATGAGAAAGATGTTTTTCAGACATAACCTCTGAAAATAGGTTTCACTATAGATTCTATTTGTTTTAGACTCCAAGTTGTTCGAATGTTTCGTTGGCAAGCTTGTGAAACTTGAGGCAGCCCTCAGCAAAGTTCCAGACGCAGTCAGTGTGTCACAGGTGAGGGTTACTGTACTTATTGAGCCTCTTTCTGGTAAAACTGGGTTTAATTTATATGAGTTAAGTAttatcccagaatagcctgttcaGTTTGTAAGGGCTAATAAGggtcgacactttctgctttcatggatTTTATGTTCAAAgcaagtctcttctaaaagaaaatctagtttaggcttGAGAACAGGCTCTGTTTATCTTCTCGTACTAAAGATCTCATGCCTAAAGAGGTGAAAGTTGATTTAGCTGTTAAAAGGTGCTAAAGTAGTTTGAAAGATAACGCCAGTCTGTTGAGATTATAAGATTTTTGCAAAAGTATGGTCAATTATGTAATTAAGAATTGTTTGTATTTTCACTGAAGAGCAACCATTTAGTATGCAAAAAGAGCTCCTCCATTGCACTCTAGTCTTTTCCCTTTCTTTATGGAAATTTCTCACTAATAGACACATTTAAAGCTCAAACATATCAGCATGATGTTCAACACCTTTTTGCATTTGTTAAAAATTAATAAGAAGAgcaatatataaaaatgtatatggactaatacatataaattatttgacGTTGGTATGAAGACAGCacatattttgttatatgttCTAAATCTAATAATCTTATTTGCAAACTGAATAAATGTGTATAATTTTATTTGGGTTTGAACTTTAAAGAATGTTAACAACTGGGCCTTGACAACCCAAAAAATCCTCACTTCAGTTGCTAGGAAGCATGCCGTCAGTGGAGCAGCAAGACCCATGCTTGAGTCAGCACATCGCGTCCCTGTCCGCCAGGCTGTGGATAGACAACAACGCGACCCCGGACAGTGGATACATGGGACTCGGCCTGCTACACCTGGCAGCTGCTCTAGGCCTCACGCAGTGCATACAGGCCCTCATTGCTTGGAGGTGAGACATCTGGGGCCATAATCATGAACATACATTAGTCAATATTCTGAGTTTTCTCTCAATCTTTAAGTTGAGTTGGATCATCATGCTCATTTTGAAGTTCACAGAAGTTTTTGGTCTGACTCAATCTTGAGGTTTTTTTTCGGATGATGTGCAAAATTTGATGGTTGAGACTTGTGATTATTTGCTGACCAACTTTCCAAACATTCAGCTGAGTGGAAACTCAATTTTCATATTATGTGTAAAGCTCAACATTAAGAATGTACATGATATGGCCCTGGGGCTGCATACACATTCTTCATTgagaaaatttaattaaaaaaaatgcgtaGTCACATAGATTGTTTGTGGAATGTTTTCACATACTTCATATGGAAACTTATAGTTAAAACATGTTCACATTCTTCATAggaaatttttgttttaaatggtaCTCAAATGCTTCCTAGGGTATATTACAGTAAAATGCATTCACATACAGCCTGGggaaatttaataaaaacttattcaCATTCTCCCTACAAAAAATGTAGCTAAAAAAGTAATTGCATAATTCCTGCAGCTTATTTTGTCCTAGATTTATATATTGTTTCATAGAATTTTAAGTATAGTAAGCAATTAAAGGAAATGCTTTTGCAGGAATGAGAGCTCTAACTGGATGCTGGAATATGAGGTGGATGCCAACAGCGGGGACCTTAACACCTGCACTCCACTGGTAAAACATATGAGCCTCTGAGAaaatgagaaaactgggcttaatgcttgtgcataaagtttggtctctgattagcctttgcagtcagtATGGGCATATTAGAGACCACACTTTCTGCCGTCAGTATGGGCATATTagagaccacactttctgcagtcAGTATGGGCATATTAGAGACCACACTTTCTGCCGTCAGTATGGGCATATTagagaccacactttctgcagtcAGTATGGGCATATTagagaccacactttctgcagtcAGTATGGGCATATTagagaccacactttctgcagtcAGTATGGGCATATTAGAGAATACACTTTCTGCAGTCAGTATGGGCATATTagagaccacactttctgcagtcAGTATGGGCATATAagagaccacactttctgcagtcAGTATGGGCATATTagagaccacactttctgcagtcAGTATGGGCATATTagagaccacactttctgcagtcAGTATGGGCATATTagagaccacactttctgcagtcAGTATGGGCATATAAGAGAccgcactttctgcttttatgtaatTTGGTATTTAAAAGATGTCTTTTCTGAAACTTAAAAAGAAAATCCAGTGTAAGGGGATattgtcgtacctgattagcctgtggagtcggcacatctgggatgacactttaagctcagttttcccagtgTGTGGCTCAAATTAAGATGAGTTTGTTTGTTCAATGTCATGGATATGGACATATCCGGTCATTCCTATTACATATCATCATATCTTTAGGAAGCCTGAGATTGAGTAGAGTTGAGCAAAAGTTACAaggtatttttatgtcccccactatagtagtgggggacatattgtgtttgccctgtctgttggtctgttggttggtctgttggttggttggtttgcgccaactttaacatttgcaataactttatcaatattgaagataggaacttgatatttggcatgcatatgtatctcatggagctgcacattttgagtggtgaaaggttaaggtcaaggtcatcctttaaggtcaaaggtcaaatatatgggtcaaaatcgctcttttaatgtacacttttgcagtatttcaatattcaagatagcaacttgatatttgggatgcatgtgtatctcatggagctgcacactttgagtggtgaatggtcaaggtcatccttcaaggtcagatttgaaatatatgtggccaaaatcactcattttatgagtacttttgcaatattgaagatagcaacttgatatttggcatgcatgtgtatctcatggagctgcacattttgagtggtgaaaggtcaaggtcaaggtcatccttcaaggtcagaggtcaaatatatgtagcccaaatcgctaattttatgaatacttttgcaatattgaagatagcaacttgatattttgcatgcatgtgtatctcatggagctgcacatttttagtggtgaaaggtcaaggtcatccttcaaggtcaaatatatgggtcaaaattgctcatgtaatgtcacttctgcaatattgaagctagcaattttatatttgaaatgcatgtgtatctcatggagctgcacattttgagtggtgaagggtcaaggtcatcctataaggtcaaacatcatatagggggacattgtgtttcacaaacacatcttgttatttttaaaaagtcatCCAAagaattattaaattgttatatacttATAGGCTTGCCAACAGCcatctttttaacaaaaaaaaatccgagtttttatatttaatgcaaCACAAATCATGTACAGAATTAtacttgtttaataattattttcctgCAATTCTACATTACCTCGTTTACGTTTGACCTTTAAAATATTTTGCTTATTATCTTGAAAAAGGTAGTATATCCAAACATCCATAAAAGTCTATgcaaaaaatgtgtgtttttttatgaattCCCTATTTGTTTGTTGCATTACCTTTCtttatttgtcataattatgtgtTCCCCATCAGATGTGGGCCTGTGCCAAGGGTCATTCCAAGGCAGCCATAATATTGAACAACTGGAACAAAGGGCCACTACTCACCTTCAATAGAGAGGGTTATCTCCCTTTGCTGGTTGCCAGACAGCGAGGCCACCACCTCCTTGCCGACCAATTGGAAGGTTCGACTGCGTCAGGTGACCAGTCACGTAGTACACAAGAAGTGATGACATCACCAGCCAAAAGCAGATCACATGACCAATTCTCTGGCAGTGAGCCTGAAATTCTCTTCTCCACTTCAGGTGTGACAGATTTTGATACTTCAGAAAATCCAGGTGAAATGTGTTCAAACTTGCAAACTGTCTCCATTGAAAGCTCAATAGATAGTagatgtttttcaacagatcctGACTTTCCAAACGCCACATCGACACCAATCACAGATAACGTCTCATGTTCGACCAGCAGGTATTTAGGAGATTCACAacatcaaatcttagaaaactcAAGTGTTCTTGGGGAATTACATATCCAAATTCCATTAGAAGACAGGAACACAAACAAGAAATCTCAGAGTATAGAAATCTCAACAAACTTTAGCAAAGTCCAGAATCCTAAGACTGTAATGAGAACGCCAACGAGTCACAAAATGCATTCTAAGTCTATGTCAGCATCAGAAAAGCGCCAGAAGCTGCAGAAGCGATTCTCTGTGGATGTAATCTCTAACCAGACTCTAGAGCCAGTGCATTTTTCTCCATCAGAGGCGTTTCAGCGACCGGTGCGCGAGGCAAACTCTGAGCCGCATTTAGCCGCCGGAAATCTGGAGCATTTTATGTGTCAGTCAAATCCCATGCTTTCTGAGGGCAGGGATTTAGGTAAATAGTCAATGTCCTCTTTTACCAGAGAGAATGTTCATGTTTGATAGAAGGTCTTAAGAACGGTGGGTAATTACAAAATCATTAttcaatattgtttaaacaacatgcttgtaacattttgcaatattttgcaACAAAGTCAAGGATGTGAATATTTTTACTATGGCATATCAAATTCTGCATCTCAGTTGTgcttattattacatgtattatttgctgaaaatatatttatattttgtgaattattattaaatatcctGCAAAAAAATTTCATATCTTCAGTAACTGTAAATTAAGTACAGGAAATCAGTTATTCTTCGTTTGAGTAGAATTTATTTGAGCTTTATATGAGTTAATTCTAACAATGTCCGATTGTCTTTTTACTAGTGTTCTTCGTTCTTTgtgttttgtaagatttgaatATTGTTCTTTGTTTTGTACACTTAGTACTGATAAACCAACCTATTCAGGAAAAGTGCAAGTAGGAAcggtaaccctttgcatgctggaaaatttgtcgtctgctaaaatgccgtctgctgaaattctaaaattagcattttcttcgattttttttcaaagaatactgtcagaatagcaaacagtttggatcctgatgagacgccacgttctgtggcgtctcatctggatccaaactgtttgcaaaggcctttaaaattcggttcccgcactgaaagggttaagctaaaatactgttgaaatcAGAAGACAATCCAAATAGACAAACACAAACAAGAATTTACCGATTTTCTTTCCCCCTCTCAGGTTCCCCAGACATGCTTGTGAAGCTAGACCATTGTGATCGTCATGGCCACAAGTGTTTACAGTTGGGTGATGGTCCCTCAGGCCAGGTAACCATGGATACTGACAATGTCTCCGAGGATTGCAACAGCTCGGACATCGATGTGGAACGCGTGTCGTCTGATGATGAGGACATACGCAGAAGAATGCTTGCTGAAGGTGACATATAAGATGGGCTCTGGGAAGATGGGGTTTAATACGTGTTCATTATGTGTCATCCTAGTTTATAGTGTGCTGTCCGCTCTGGCTTataagagatgacactttccgcctatttTGGAATTGTGTGTAGTTTAGAATtctttttaactctttcagtgtgagaaccgaatttttaaggtttttgcaaacagtttggatccagatgagaagccacagaacgtggcgtctcatcaggatccaaactgtttgctattctgatagtattctgtgaaaaaaaacgaagaaaatgctaattttagaaattcagcagacgacatttgagcagatgacaaatttcccagcatgcaaagggttaatggaaAATGCTCTAATAGTGGAAAgagttgtccatgattagccggTACAGATtgctcaggcttatctggaacaatgCCTTACATGCATGCATTACACCCTGTTTTCCCTAGATTGAAGCTCATGATTTTGTTGTGATAGAGGGGTTTGAttgaatttttagctcacctgattgctcaggtgagcttttgggatcggtctttgtccgtcgtacgtccgtccgtgcgtcgtccgtctgtccatatttggttgtaaactctctagaagccacatttcttgtgcgatcttcatgaaatttggtcagaagatttgtcccagtgatatctcgatcaagttcgaaacttggtcatgctggttcaaaaactaggtcactaggtaaaaaaaaaagaaaaaccttgtaaacacctgtagaagtcacatttcatgcccaatcttcacgtaactttgtcaaaatgtttgtctctataatatgttggttgaattaaaaagtggttccagtccgttgaaaaacatggccaccattgggcggggcagttttccttatttggctatagagaaaccttgtaaacactctagatgtcacaatttttgcccaatcatcatgaaagtttgtcaaaacattggttttattgatatctcggacgagtttttgctatatgtatatagtgaaaacatgtctacactctagaagtcacatttttggtccaatcttcatgaactttggtcagaacatttgtttcctagatacgtgagttaagttcgaaaatggttctggtccattgaaaaacatggctgccagggggacggggcagttttacttataattatatagtaaaaaaggcttgtgaacagtcaagaagtcacattttttgcccaatcatcatgaaacttggtcaaaacattggttttattgatataaatatattcttgttccttatatggctgtattaaattttttgttaacactctagaggccacatttactgtcccatcttcatgaaactaagtcagaagattcattctgataatatcttggaagagttcaaaaatgatgccggttggttgaaaaacatggctgccagggggcagggcattttttcttatttggccttgtataaccttgttaacactctagaggccacatttatttcggatcttcatgaaacttggtcagaagatttgtcccaataacatcttgttatctcaggtgagcgactttgggcctttcaggccctcttgttttgatatatttttagctaacctgatCAAATTGTATGCTTTAGTGACTACATTTCGGCCAACGTTTGTTTTCCGTTCTGCATCATCCTtcttcaacattttgccttgtgctTACAACATGCCTTATTTTAgtatcaaatatttatgaaatttggtcacaacattattttgttccaATGATTTAGCTGCAAAGTTCAAAACGGGTCACACACTTAAATTTACTTACACTGATATTGTGATCCCAATCTGAACCCCACAAACCATGATAAAAGATCGATCCCTTACACAATTCTATATCTCTTAGGCGATGACATTGAAAACAACCAGTCTCAGATGGTTCACCTGGCCAAACAGATTATTGCAGCGATGCCAGAGAGAATCAAGTCTTCACCCAGTCGCTGTGACGAATCACTGGCGGAGGAATTCAAGCGAGAAAGAAGTAGTTCCTACAGCTCGATACACTCCGCCTCCCCTCATGCTGCCTCGTCTTTCGGAGAGGCATTGTCCTCTTACGGGGAGGACTCTGGGATTTCAACCCCTATGCATGACAGCCTAGCTTTCGAAGAATACAGGTACTAGTACTTGAAATATACTGGCTCTGGatacactgggcttaatgcatatgcgtgaagtgtcatcccagattagcctgtacaggatTAGCTTGAAATGTTTGTAATTGGACCAAGCCAATAATTTCGGTTCTCTTCTTTTTACATTAAAAGAAAGTCTTCTTGTTCTTAGCAACAATCAAATAAAGATGAAAGTGTTGTTCCCGCACTTTgggcaggcttatctgggacaacacttaacacacatgcattatgcccattttttacCCAAAACTAGGCTCTAATGTTTGTTATGTAATCAAgcaaaatatttcatttcttttcaaaaacaattaattttgtattttatgttataataattTGTAGATTTAAGTATCACATACTAATTTATTCCAACTTACATGAATACAAGTTTTGAATCATCAGTTATGGTTTTGGGCTTTTTTCCTATCACGAGATTTTTTCATATAACACAGGTATCCAGACACGTAAACCATATTTTGGAAAACGGTGCTGCATTCACTTTCTAATCAAAGGTTGCCCTGCAATTTGTGAAGCTATATCTGGTTACAAATCATTAATCATtacaattctatttcattaacaattcaaatttacaaatcaTTACAATTCTAAATTTCCCCGGCAGGTGCCCAGAAAATCATAGTGGTCTTATAACCCGCAGCGTACGTTGTTTGGGGAAGGAAACATTTAATTGTAACTAACTATAGAGCCATGCGTCGGTTGATCCGAAATGTAACGTCTAGTTATGCTTACAGCTGTTTATTTGGGGATAAAGTTATTTATGTTTACTAAAAATTTAGACTTTAATATATGTGTCCCTTGTAAGCAAATGTGTATGCTCAAAGAATttgaacatgttttatattaacaatgcTCTTAGAATCCATAAAAGTTTGGTTCTAAAGTTACCTTAACTTGCGCGTAAAGTTTTCAGCAACTGGACCCTGCTATCAATTAAGAGATTTCTAATTTCTAATCGCACACAGGTACCCGGACGTGTACAGTGACCTGGGCACCCCAGCCTCGTCCCTCAGCCCCGACTCCACCTGCCTGCATAGCCCCTACAGCCCCTACACATTCCACCTGGACTCGCCCCCGCCCACAGCTGCAGAGTTCATTGAGTACTTCAACGCACCAGCCACTTTCATGGAGAAGGACTTCTCACAGCTCACATTGTCAGGTATGTCTCAAGTTGTTATCCCTTTACTGTTTGGGTATGCACTTGGACACATGTGTTGTTCCATTAGATATTGATAgaaagcaaacagcataaagcctaaatagactgcaagttacttTCAGGCTGTTCcggttgtatgctggttgcatatagccattttttgtttgcttttgaGTTGAAAAGGGTTTTATTAGGAGTAAATCAGCCTTTCTCTTGGAAAACAGGTTTAAATGCACATTAGTCACTCTCCAATCgttataatttatgtaatttttatgccccaggta from Dreissena polymorpha isolate Duluth1 chromosome 5, UMN_Dpol_1.0, whole genome shotgun sequence harbors:
- the LOC127881504 gene encoding calmodulin-binding transcription activator 1-like isoform X1, with the protein product METEVTLTPVTLPEGSATSSSLGSGGCGQLPKQLEAVKAADILPQFRHRWNTNEEIAGILLAFSSHSQWQHHEVRLRPPSGCLLLFNRNSVRYRKDGYCWKKRKDGRTIREDHMKLKVQGLECIYGSYVHSAILPTFHRRCYWLLQNPDIVLVHYLNVPYPSNTKLSIPVLSIAMEKKEWTKEELTQQLKPMFSSSEQEHVSVLDETMETLVQRLMDNQDKLGGEHPIEGLTTTQKKRNVHIQPVSHRADSQSSSAALQQNCSDRSSCQLSMGGNHFPPQKSVNYAQSVIVNLSNLPNGQQVMLVTGQTNPNQLSLLQTHSLCPNSSNLSQGVSSTPCSSISSPLSGFQSSMSRDAAAAIMMNHYVAQGNSGPCLSRSASLCDPHHLQYDQSAIQRSQSDEAHINAADSKNNCMYGNNNYQYLQDMTAMFQSYQNASFSNGFHQPPLPVSQGSCLPGNLTDSLSQSHEQSCDSSLYQSSSYLSNECSTSIVNSFIEELMSSETNPSDGNKKSFRHLGDSFESIQPSLSTIQGSELNLDQLDLMDMPDLDHMCHEMALNASSPMEEQRKVSMCSPQTTSRGTSPHLKPKQDCANVSVSSSGHHCTTLSSNSETLNVFAQSSLASSNPGTSVSRVSTMTATVTDINMACGQCGCDVQSSRSTHVEGQGQPCKSSSCRQDSVSSVVHTTKTPNTIATITDFSPEWSYTEGQTKLLVTGPWHSNMGTYTVLMDGRVVATTLVQPGVLRCFVPGHKPGPVTLQVSCDGTVISNNAMFEYRPLPVTQPAGNQSETKSDWFSVEDSKLFECFVGKLVKLEAALSKVPDAVSVSQLLGSMPSVEQQDPCLSQHIASLSARLWIDNNATPDSGYMGLGLLHLAAALGLTQCIQALIAWRNESSNWMLEYEVDANSGDLNTCTPLMWACAKGHSKAAIILNNWNKGPLLTFNREGYLPLLVARQRGHHLLADQLEGSTASGDQSRSTQEVMTSPAKSRSHDQFSGSEPEILFSTSGVTDFDTSENPGEMCSNLQTVSIESSIDSRCFSTDPDFPNATSTPITDNVSCSTSRYLGDSQHQILENSSVLGELHIQIPLEDRNTNKKSQSIEISTNFSKVQNPKTVMRTPTSHKMHSKSMSASEKRQKLQKRFSVDVISNQTLEPVHFSPSEAFQRPVREANSEPHLAAGNLEHFMCQSNPMLSEGRDLGSPDMLVKLDHCDRHGHKCLQLGDGPSGQVTMDTDNVSEDCNSSDIDVERVSSDDEDIRRRMLAEGDDIENNQSQMVHLAKQIIAAMPERIKSSPSRCDESLAEEFKRERSSSYSSIHSASPHAASSFGEALSSYGEDSGISTPMHDSLAFEEYRYPDVYSDLGTPASSLSPDSTCLHSPYSPYTFHLDSPPPTAAEFIEYFNAPATFMEKDFSQLTLSDREQRKLYEAAKVIQSAYRQYRDKQCKQQAKEREAAVLIQSYYRRYKQYAYYKKMTQAAVLIQSQFRSYYAQKRFKKSRDAAVVIQNQYRSYKEHERLKKGGNKSVTQRFRSHYQRKPIVAGKGARVVQIVPDTDGKHLRPTSRCQEEANIAIDDCPRDSSERPTPSGDQAESAERTTQDMEGDKAEVPLN